The Streptococcus pantholopis genome has a segment encoding these proteins:
- a CDS encoding TVP38/TMEM64 family protein: MIMKMSKRYLMIQKFIQIFGTVALIASFFLMFWLYRLGILNDSNAIKDLVHSYQFLGPFIFIIIQILQVVFPVIPGGITTIAGFLIFGPFFGFIYNYLGIIVGSFILFLLVKIYGRKFVLLFVKEATFYKYEAKLETKGYENFFILCMASPISPADIMVMITGLSNMSLGRFLVIIMLAKPISIIGYSYLWIFGGDLLKSLLS, from the coding sequence ATAATTATGAAGATGTCAAAACGCTATCTGATGATTCAGAAATTCATTCAAATTTTTGGAACGGTCGCCTTAATTGCTTCTTTTTTTCTGATGTTCTGGCTTTATCGTCTGGGTATTTTAAATGACAGTAATGCGATAAAAGATTTAGTTCACAGTTACCAATTTTTAGGCCCTTTTATTTTTATTATCATTCAGATTTTGCAGGTTGTTTTTCCTGTTATTCCCGGCGGCATCACGACAATTGCTGGTTTTCTGATCTTTGGCCCCTTCTTTGGTTTTATCTATAATTACCTTGGCATCATTGTTGGCAGTTTTATTTTATTTCTTCTTGTTAAGATATACGGCAGGAAGTTCGTTTTGCTTTTTGTCAAAGAAGCTACTTTTTATAAGTATGAGGCAAAGCTGGAGACAAAGGGCTATGAGAATTTTTTCATCCTCTGCATGGCTTCACCGATTTCACCAGCGGATATTATGGTTATGATTACAGGTCTGAGTAATATGTCGCTGGGGCGTTTCTTGGTTATTATTATGCTGGCTAAACCGATTTCTATCATCGGCTACAGTTACTTGTGGATTTTTGGCGGTGATTTGCTGAAGTCTCTTCTCAGCTGA
- a CDS encoding MucBP domain-containing protein: protein MEVDNHETSATDEEEVGAKEDTGNLAESQILSLNDSHEQEIMTASREGENLEPIPSQMVNQSAPKEKSPEAEILNAEANLDEELPPVAEQNQEEPKTPKLELTNNSVSVTPPPKTTRFIVTYTPESLVGTGMKELILALENGKWKWHGDGEKTSVDYETGKITILLSDIRNGGILIATAFSGEEGVDFLGSVTQKIQRAPEGDNPKAESPESKEETPQSTEMGNVYIQYFSFEKGKLALLQGKTESGKTVESQEILQGDIGTRYDTKAVRPQSIIDANGVKWVLNEESTEGQEEGVFGEEAPKVAYYYTRHSEIGSVKIWYVDETGAILRTETAIENQAVENDYDISNKKQAEITVGNKVYTLVKEGVYPIGTVSEDGNLIQSNLPNFIGVDPIKGKIIPGDRTVAFVYKLAGEITDPQEEDPNQEAPLPKTETPQAEDPKQEILSPESKKSQAAPPKQETSAPGSAKSPAVLPKAEGKEGSAPKQETPSSKLENPQPMPQNAKKLPAAGDQDKSLGVVGSLLFMMLAVIGFFTKIHKRLFRG, encoded by the coding sequence ATGGAAGTAGATAATCATGAAACGAGTGCAACTGATGAAGAGGAAGTTGGAGCAAAAGAGGATACTGGCAATCTAGCTGAATCTCAGATACTTTCTCTTAATGACAGTCATGAGCAAGAAATTATGACTGCCAGCAGAGAGGGGGAAAATTTAGAACCTATACCGTCTCAGATGGTTAATCAATCAGCACCAAAGGAAAAATCACCGGAAGCAGAGATTCTGAATGCAGAAGCAAATTTAGATGAAGAACTGCCTCCAGTAGCTGAACAAAATCAGGAGGAGCCCAAAACACCCAAACTAGAATTGACTAATAATTCCGTTAGTGTAACACCGCCGCCAAAGACAACAAGATTTATAGTGACCTATACCCCTGAATCGTTGGTGGGAACGGGAATGAAAGAATTAATTCTAGCTCTCGAAAACGGAAAATGGAAGTGGCATGGTGATGGTGAAAAAACCTCTGTTGATTATGAAACAGGGAAGATAACTATTTTGCTTAGTGATATTCGAAATGGAGGAATTCTTATTGCTACAGCTTTTTCTGGGGAAGAAGGAGTGGATTTTTTAGGTTCTGTAACACAAAAAATCCAGCGGGCTCCCGAAGGGGATAATCCAAAAGCGGAAAGTCCAGAATCTAAGGAGGAGACACCACAAAGTACAGAAATGGGCAATGTTTATATTCAGTATTTCAGCTTTGAAAAGGGTAAGCTTGCATTGCTTCAAGGAAAAACAGAATCGGGGAAAACAGTAGAAAGTCAGGAAATCCTGCAAGGAGATATTGGCACGAGATATGATACTAAAGCAGTTCGTCCTCAAAGTATCATTGATGCAAATGGTGTGAAATGGGTTTTAAATGAAGAAAGCACTGAAGGCCAAGAGGAAGGTGTTTTTGGGGAAGAAGCCCCAAAAGTTGCCTATTATTATACTAGACATAGTGAAATTGGCTCAGTTAAGATTTGGTATGTTGATGAAACAGGTGCAATTCTGAGGACTGAGACGGCGATAGAAAATCAAGCTGTAGAAAACGATTATGATATTAGTAATAAAAAGCAAGCTGAAATTACTGTCGGCAACAAGGTTTATACTTTGGTCAAAGAAGGAGTGTATCCGATTGGTACAGTAAGCGAAGATGGAAATCTGATTCAATCAAATCTGCCAAATTTTATTGGTGTTGATCCGATTAAAGGTAAAATTATCCCAGGCGATCGAACAGTGGCATTCGTGTACAAGCTAGCAGGAGAAATAACTGATCCTCAGGAAGAAGATCCAAATCAGGAGGCGCCATTACCAAAAACAGAAACGCCTCAAGCAGAAGATCCAAAGCAGGAGATACTGTCACCTGAGTCAAAAAAATCACAAGCAGCTCCTCCTAAGCAAGAAACTTCGGCACCTGGATCAGCAAAATCACCAGCAGTCTTACCTAAAGCGGAAGGAAAAGAAGGATCTGCTCCCAAGCAGGAGACGCCTTCTTCTAAATTAGAAAACCCTCAGCCGATGCCTCAAAATGCAAAAAAACTGCCTGCTGCTGGAGATCAGGATAAGTCGCTGGGCGTAGTAGGGTCGCTTTTATTTATGATGCTGGCAGTAATAGGATTTTTTACAAAAATTCATAAAAGGCTGTTTAGAGGCTGA
- the rpsA gene encoding 30S ribosomal protein S1, with protein sequence MNEFEDLLNSVNEVNPGDIVTAEVLAVDSEQANVVIDGTGVEGVLTLRELTNDRDADINDYVKEGDRVEVLVLRQVVGKDTDTVTFLVSKKRLEARKAWDKLIGREGEVVTVKGTRAVKGGLSVEFEGLRGFIPASMLDTRFVRNTEKFVGQDIDAKIKEIDPAENRFILSRRDVVEEAAAKAREEVFSKLEVGAVVTGTVARLTSFGAFIDLGGVDGLVHVTELSHERNVSPKSVVTVGEEINVKVLAIDEEEGRISLSLKATTPGPWDGVEQKLAAGDVIDGKVKRLTDFGAFVEVLPGIDGLVHISQISHKRVEDPKDVLSVGQDVKVKVLDVNAADERVSLSIKALEERPAPAEGENNNDNKRKSRPRRQKRQEKRDYELPETQTGFSMADLFGDIEL encoded by the coding sequence ATGAATGAATTTGAAGATTTGCTAAACAGTGTCAATGAAGTCAACCCTGGTGATATTGTTACCGCGGAAGTTTTAGCTGTTGACAGTGAACAGGCAAATGTGGTTATTGACGGTACTGGAGTCGAAGGCGTGCTTACTCTTCGCGAACTGACAAATGATCGTGATGCAGATATTAACGATTATGTCAAAGAAGGAGATAGAGTTGAAGTACTTGTCTTGCGTCAGGTTGTTGGAAAAGATACTGATACCGTGACCTTTCTGGTCTCTAAAAAACGGTTAGAAGCACGTAAAGCATGGGATAAGCTGATCGGACGTGAAGGCGAAGTAGTCACTGTAAAAGGAACACGTGCTGTCAAAGGCGGACTTTCAGTTGAATTTGAGGGTCTGCGTGGATTTATTCCAGCTTCTATGCTTGATACGCGTTTTGTTCGCAACACAGAAAAGTTTGTTGGACAGGATATTGATGCGAAGATTAAAGAAATTGATCCGGCTGAAAATCGTTTTATTCTGTCACGGCGTGATGTTGTTGAAGAAGCTGCTGCCAAAGCACGTGAGGAAGTATTCTCAAAACTGGAAGTTGGTGCTGTAGTGACTGGAACTGTTGCACGTTTGACAAGTTTTGGAGCTTTCATTGACTTAGGCGGTGTTGATGGACTTGTTCACGTGACTGAACTGTCTCATGAGCGTAATGTTTCACCAAAATCAGTTGTTACGGTTGGTGAGGAGATTAACGTTAAAGTTCTTGCGATCGACGAAGAAGAAGGTCGGATTTCTCTCTCTCTTAAAGCAACTACACCTGGTCCATGGGATGGAGTGGAACAGAAGCTTGCTGCCGGTGATGTCATTGACGGAAAAGTGAAACGTCTGACAGATTTTGGTGCTTTCGTTGAAGTCTTGCCTGGTATTGATGGCCTTGTACACATTTCTCAAATTTCGCACAAGCGCGTTGAAGACCCTAAAGATGTTCTTAGCGTTGGTCAGGATGTTAAAGTTAAAGTTCTTGACGTGAATGCTGCTGATGAACGGGTTTCATTGTCTATCAAAGCGCTTGAAGAGCGACCTGCACCGGCTGAAGGAGAAAATAATAATGACAATAAGCGTAAATCGCGTCCTCGTCGCCAAAAACGGCAGGAAAAGCGTGATTACGAGCTTCCGGAAACACAAACAGGTTTTTCAATGGCGGATTTGTTTGGCGATATTGAACTGTAA